Proteins encoded together in one Streptomyces sp. B1I3 window:
- a CDS encoding RNA polymerase sigma factor, with translation MEDTAGTELATAPPRDSSASLPGRQLAEALHQEQYPALVRFLLLNGATWTAAQDAAQDAFTQMCAPGLSIAYPKAWLRKVAWRSWVKQKVTPEELCSDPPEPHELTMRWQTPAQAAELDEEIKTVIARLLQLPAKQRAAMAWTLDGFTTEESARAMGTTPAAVRQNLARARTALKAGLGPSGDGRSTKEEGR, from the coding sequence ATGGAGGACACCGCCGGCACTGAACTCGCGACAGCGCCACCACGGGACTCCTCCGCCTCGTTACCCGGACGCCAACTGGCCGAAGCGTTGCATCAGGAGCAGTACCCCGCCCTGGTTCGCTTTCTCCTCCTCAACGGTGCCACGTGGACAGCCGCCCAGGACGCGGCCCAGGACGCGTTCACCCAGATGTGCGCTCCCGGTCTTTCCATCGCCTATCCCAAAGCCTGGCTGCGCAAAGTCGCTTGGCGATCGTGGGTAAAGCAGAAGGTCACGCCCGAGGAACTTTGCTCGGACCCTCCCGAACCGCACGAACTGACGATGCGCTGGCAGACCCCCGCACAAGCGGCCGAACTCGATGAAGAGATCAAGACCGTCATTGCCCGTCTGCTCCAGCTCCCCGCCAAGCAACGCGCCGCTATGGCCTGGACCCTTGACGGATTCACCACAGAGGAAAGCGCGCGTGCCATGGGCACCACACCAGCAGCTGTCCGGCAGAACCTCGCTCGGGCCCGGACAGCCCTGAAAGCCGGCCTCGGGCCGAGTGGCGACGGGCGAAGTACGAAGGAGGAAGGACGATGA
- a CDS encoding AraC family transcriptional regulator — MDGMRGWAHGGCMHRPVWSCPSLRPDAPDPVPDHSRASPGHGPADPAGTGILLPPGVPHDGRTVTASGLRKRNLYLDDSVLPQRLTGRAVQSPVINDGLLRHRIHQLHAALVHAEDGFEAESRLSFIRERLHSRLDALQPRTPGREANRLAAELRELLDSRIHAGISLREAAAILHAHPTHLIRCFKQTHGLPPHAYLTGKRIDQARRLLLSGHRPADVATTVGLHDQAHLSRHFTRHVGTTPARYKGTRSGSAAPRS; from the coding sequence ATGGATGGAATGCGCGGTTGGGCGCATGGCGGGTGCATGCACCGACCGGTGTGGTCATGCCCCAGCCTCCGACCTGACGCTCCCGACCCGGTACCGGATCACTCCCGGGCGAGTCCTGGGCACGGTCCCGCCGATCCCGCCGGAACGGGGATCCTGCTGCCGCCCGGCGTCCCCCACGACGGTCGGACCGTCACGGCGTCAGGCCTCCGCAAGCGCAACCTCTACCTGGACGACTCCGTACTCCCGCAGCGTTTGACCGGCCGTGCTGTGCAGTCTCCGGTCATCAACGACGGGCTACTGCGCCATCGGATCCATCAACTGCACGCCGCGCTCGTCCATGCCGAAGACGGGTTCGAAGCCGAGTCCCGCCTCTCGTTCATCCGGGAACGCCTCCATTCCCGACTCGACGCGCTCCAGCCCCGCACACCGGGCCGTGAGGCAAACCGGCTCGCCGCCGAGCTACGGGAACTACTGGACTCACGGATACACGCCGGCATATCCCTGCGCGAGGCGGCCGCCATCCTGCACGCCCACCCCACACACCTGATCCGCTGTTTCAAGCAGACCCACGGCCTACCGCCACACGCCTACCTCACCGGCAAGCGCATCGACCAGGCACGTCGCCTTCTCCTCAGCGGCCACCGACCCGCCGACGTCGCTACAACTGTGGGATTACATGACCAAGCCCACCTGAGTCGCCACTTCACACGCCACGTGGGTACCACCCCCGCGCGTTACAAGGGCACTCGAAGCGGCTCTGCCGCACCTCGTTCCTGA
- a CDS encoding DUF6002 family protein: MRPTAHSIHRRSTLISDVLHRGDVLTKYEDRLRRALSQVGRSSRSSSEFTPPFELPAPSSSLSEFFAVAGPHFAELGTVGRTRLVLLDLMGNPATRTVKTLASLVIVARAVLHTERTGEPVMIVTPSSANKATALRDAVLRAYRTGLSDPDGLRIVTVVPEAARPKLWSSALSEDPALAARNPMCVLAPGELGVKPLTKQLVDNAAQELAARTGFRLWHTLDLVNYQCSDAVRAFAEHAELPQAPGVTRTHAHAVSSAFGLLGHHFGTTLLPGSPAAPQYFLVQHMATPDMVLSLYGATPPEYRFDPATGLYHQHKDPRYPATTFDPAENLEPTFYTRRPATSPAMNQLIRTHGGGGVVVSLYECLSRYAEIRALLAGTAVDLPADPRELREWSLVMALTGALTGMERGLLDTDEVVVHGSGSYGVQDFTPIPDGRLRGIADAEQLRQVVFAAANARTP; this comes from the coding sequence ATGCGCCCAACCGCGCATTCCATCCATCGGAGGAGCACGTTGATCAGCGATGTTCTTCACCGTGGAGATGTCCTGACGAAATACGAGGACCGGCTTCGGCGGGCCCTCAGCCAGGTCGGACGTAGCTCCCGGTCCAGCTCCGAGTTCACCCCTCCCTTCGAACTTCCGGCCCCCTCGTCCTCTTTGAGTGAGTTCTTCGCCGTCGCCGGTCCCCACTTCGCGGAGCTGGGCACGGTCGGCCGGACCAGGCTCGTCCTGCTCGACCTGATGGGCAACCCGGCCACCCGTACGGTCAAGACCCTCGCCTCGCTGGTGATCGTGGCCCGCGCGGTGCTGCACACCGAACGCACCGGCGAGCCGGTGATGATCGTGACGCCCTCCTCGGCGAACAAGGCGACGGCTCTGCGGGACGCGGTGCTTCGCGCGTACCGGACCGGCCTCAGCGACCCGGACGGACTGCGGATCGTCACCGTCGTCCCGGAGGCCGCCCGGCCGAAGCTCTGGTCCTCCGCCCTGAGCGAGGACCCCGCCCTGGCCGCGCGCAACCCCATGTGCGTGCTCGCGCCGGGTGAGCTCGGGGTCAAGCCCCTCACCAAGCAGCTGGTCGACAACGCCGCACAGGAACTGGCCGCCCGTACCGGGTTCCGGCTCTGGCACACCCTGGACCTGGTCAACTACCAGTGTTCCGACGCCGTTCGCGCCTTCGCCGAGCACGCCGAACTGCCGCAGGCGCCCGGCGTCACCCGGACGCACGCCCACGCGGTGTCGAGCGCCTTCGGCCTGCTGGGCCACCACTTCGGGACGACCCTGCTGCCCGGGTCGCCGGCTGCGCCGCAGTACTTCCTGGTGCAGCACATGGCGACACCCGACATGGTGCTCAGCCTGTACGGCGCGACGCCACCGGAGTACCGCTTCGACCCTGCGACCGGGCTCTACCACCAGCACAAAGACCCGCGCTACCCCGCCACGACCTTCGACCCGGCCGAGAACCTCGAACCGACCTTCTACACCCGCCGGCCCGCGACCTCACCCGCGATGAACCAGCTGATCCGCACGCACGGCGGGGGCGGCGTAGTCGTCTCGCTGTACGAGTGCCTCTCCCGGTACGCCGAGATCCGGGCGCTGCTCGCGGGCACGGCCGTCGATCTGCCGGCCGACCCTCGTGAGCTGCGAGAGTGGTCGCTGGTGATGGCCCTGACCGGCGCCCTCACCGGCATGGAGCGCGGCCTGCTCGACACTGACGAAGTCGTCGTGCACGGGT